The following proteins come from a genomic window of Mus caroli unplaced genomic scaffold, CAROLI_EIJ_v1.1 scaffold_15468_1, whole genome shotgun sequence:
- the LOC110287720 gene encoding 3 beta-hydroxysteroid dehydrogenase/Delta 5-->4-isomerase type 6-like, with the protein MPEWSFLVTGAGGFLGQRIVQLLMQEKDLEEIRVLDKFFRPEAREQFFNLGTSIKVTVLEGDILDTQYLRRACQGISVVIHTAAIIDVRGVIPRQTVLDVNLKGTQILLVLCQDHHIRSLSAGFQNEN; encoded by the exons ATGCCTGAGTGGAGCTTCCTGGTGACTGGAGCAGGAGGGTTTTTAGGACAGAGGATTGTCCAGTTGTTAATGCAGGAGAAAGATCTGGAGGAGATCAGGGTCCTGGACAAGTTCTTCAGACCAGAAGCCAGGGAGCAATTCTTCA ACCTAGGGACAAGCATCAAGGTGACAGTGTTGGAAGGAGACATTCTTGACACCCAGTACCTGAGGAGAGCTTGCCAGGGCATTTCTGTTGTCATCCACACTGCTGCCATCATTGATGTCAGAGGTGTCATTCCCAGACAGACAGTCCTGGATGTCAATCTGAAAG GTACACAGATTCTTTTAGTTCTTTGCCAAGACCATCACATAAGGTCACTCAGTGCTGGTTTCCAGAATGAAAACTAG